The Lathyrus oleraceus cultivar Zhongwan6 chromosome 5, CAAS_Psat_ZW6_1.0, whole genome shotgun sequence genome includes the window tgtacatgcttttgggtcttcgaatagatggtaagcctgtgactggaaatgttcaacagcccaacaaattatgtgttcaaatgttgggcgtagatctggtcgagggtgagggatcTGCAAAAGCAAGGGGCCAGGGTATTAAACTATCGAGCCTCCAATTCTACCACGACTCTATAAATTTGACTGAGGATTCGTCCGAacaagaaaaaataataaaaactaggttttacattatgttattgtttgggaacttgttatttcccgaaggcacgggaaatagcataaactttatgtacttgagtttgctcgaggacatagatagaataagcacgtatagttggggttctgctgtattggctttcctatatagctctttgtgtaaaaatgcacaaaatgaccactgtacattttctggatgtgcttttttgctccaaacatgggggtggtggagattgccgaggctagcccccgaaaatcctaacgtctactccttcccctacgcaactaggtaaatttatgatgttatttcattttgtatatttattctataaatatttgtaaataatattatttatctttttttgtttaggttcattgCAAGCGGACtagattacagtcttaccccaaaaaataaaataatattttatcgtcaactcttggatcgtctccgagcacaagatgtattaccactaaatgattcatcttctaactaatttattaatatcaagcattatcaataaataacatatttatttttttctttgtagtttatttggaggccatatttgggattggaacatcaacccaaccccgaagatgcagctgtttggacagcaaaaacggctaTCATGtggttcaccactgtggagatgcaccaaagtgaccgtgtcaaactgcaattcggaatgcatcaagaaatcccaggccccccaatgtctttggaaccttggcatcttaaaaaagtcagccaccagtggtatgcccaaaattggaaggcatttgcaaaggagttccgtaaaatgtggaaagagcgtgcccactatgttctacaatttctggtgacgcccaacgaaatgaagccgacaagagaatatgtggattggtatagagcaaatacaaatccagaaatgattgtgtctgacccgttctatttggacgatccccgaatgcaacaaccatatttccaacaacaacaaccaccacaatattcccaacaacaacaagcaccacaatattaccaacaacaacaaccgccaCCATATTACCAAtaacaaccaccaccaccgtattaccaacaacaaccaccacaacacatgtccaccccccaaccaaatcaacactacataccacaaactcaaccccaatatcatgaagattaccaacaccaacctcaacattcccaccaccatcaacagtctcaacacctaccacaaactcaatccccccaccaacaccaatcccaacacttccatcacgacgatgtcccgggctcttccagtcctccacttagccccgacacaggtatacaagaggattaccaacaagactactacacaccacaacagacattgttctttagccaacccgattcaaccctacactaccaaaggccacatttcgagggcgcacccaacaggagtcagtttgtcccaccgagacaaagctttgagggcgcagagggcACCCGCCTTTCCTACAACATTGAAGGGACTTTGACCCAACCATAACGGCAAACAAcaaggggacgcgttaggactaggggtggcaatagggaagcaccaccaccacgtgaaccgtctagacgagtagttagacctcccccgtgcggatcgtaccagggaccgcataatatgtgataaatcccaaattaataatgcattttaatcatatctttataatatttgtcttgtgtattattttaatataaatatattgtgtttattaatataaattaatatatatatatatatatatatatatatatatatatatatatatatatatatatatatatatatatatatatatatatatatatatatatcttgtacaattttacaaatatatacataatattatttatttacatgtatataaattaatatattttaataatttataaataatattatttactcataaataaaattatatatataaatttatatatatatatatatatatatatatatatatatatatatatatatatatatatatattgtaaataatattatttatatatatgtattaatataaattaatataatttataataaatatagattaataaatttaaaaataacttaaaaaagatttaaaataattaaaaaaataattaaaaatatattaaaaaaaattaaaaaaaaacaaaaaaaaaggaaaaagaaataGGAGTAGGCGCCACTTCTAGTGGCGATTTGCCCTAaatttaagggtaggcgccaactagggtggcgcccaaGGCCAAATTAGGGTAAAAAATGGCcaaaaatataatatttttgaaataaaggatatttttggattttttaaaaaaaattggatatttaaaaaaaaacttctAATATGTTTTACAAAGTTTGGTAGGACACGCCTAAAGTATAATAATGGATGATTATACTTAACATTAAAAATCTGGTAGGACACGCCTATAGGTTATGCAAAGTTCAATTAGACCCACCTAATGATAATAGTTATCGCCCTATATCTCTTTATGAACATCGGTAATTTATACTTTTTTGGCTAATCATGTTTAGTTGAAGCATAGACATCTAAATATTAATTGCACAAAAAACATAATTTGGTCCCCACAATTAGACATGCGAGGTCGGCCATGCATGCATATGCGAATGTTCTTTGTTCATCCATAATATGAAAAAGTTTAAGTTCTTAGACCCAACATCATATCAAATTAATTGTCTAATACTTCTCTTACtttttctttttgaataattAAATTGCTAAAAGATATGTGGTGTTTGGTGTGTGATGAATATTGATTCATTAAGTTAGGTGGTTGAATATGAATATACTATGTTCTATTCTTATTCTATGATACGAGGCAAAGTATCTCATCATTTCATATAAATAGAAGGATCTTTAATAATTGTACCAAGAATAATTGTTTGTGCCCAAAACAAGAAGGATCTTTAATAGTTTTCAATTCAAGTTGAAGAAGTTCTATGGATGGAAATCACTttaagaaagaaaaaaagaagatAAAAATAAAGTGGGAAAGGAGAAATAAAAGGTTGAATAGGAGGAAAAGACCTTCGTTGTTGTTCAATTCTCTTCTTTTAATGTAACTCTAAAGTATgttaatttttttaaaagaaatttgaCTTGCCATGCACTTACACTATTTTGATAGAGTAGAGAGGTTTTAAATATTCCTTTAGGAAGCTGTTTTACAACGTCTTTCCCATAAAACCTTTACATTTGCATGCAAACCAATAGCCTCAGGGTATATATGCTCTTTATTCTAAATATCGCACTTTAATATAACTTTATGTATTGATCAATTATGCATTCAACTTTTGCAAATATGTATGTCTATCTTTTTATGTAAACATCTATTGAAAGTTACGCATAACTTCATAGTTTCAAAAACATCAGTAGTACATCACAAACCACATAAAATTATGGTTCTAATACGTGTATATATATGGTAAGTAAATGAGAGAGCGAAAGAgaacaaaattataaataaaatggAGATAAAATATAAAGGGCAATGGATAAACGTAagaagtatatatatatatatatatatatccgACTCAATCAAATTGAAGTTGATGTTCTAATTTAAAAATGGctcaatttaaaaaaaaaatgaaattctgatatcagatataagatgtcgaaggtaatgttacgacactgatatctgctaacacacaatggataagataaacagaatggtaaagcaaataacacaagcaattgttaacccagttcggtgcaactcacctacgccttggggctaccaagccaggaaggaaattcactaacatagaattagttcaaagactatccgtacacttcaacaagttacagtctttctcacctaatctctatccgtgcaacttctacctaagcgctcttagatatgagaacccactcacttcccttacaatcacacaccagtgattttaaacaacaatctCTTGTGGaaaaaaatacttttcaattacacactcttgattttacttcacagtttcaatcaagaagacacactcttgatcttgcttcaaagctttgatcaagaagacacacacttgatcttgcttcacaactttgatcaagtagacacacactcttgcttaacagctttagagtgacaaattacaaccacaaatcagtccaattcaatcatcaatggatgacttgaatgacctacaagtcttacgactaaacagatacaaaccctagctctctctctatatttcgctcagtcttggttgtgtattcaaacaggttttctaagtccctttttatagaagcatccagctgggcttggacatcttgaaaaccctaaatctattttccaatcaaatctttttataacagctggttagatctctttggaaaatatgtaaatcaggttgtaatccatgattgaatgcgccagctagccatatcttcaatcatccaaagattgccattaattgtgcaatcacaaaacaccagacattcatactgaatgttctgtatacaggatgtcatgacatcgggtctgacatcctggaaaaatcctgcataatctagtaattccttttatagcttttagcaggtacaaccatatcagatgccatgacattgtgtatgtcatctgaaacaatcctgcatgaacatgtcttccatttaagctccagcaggtacagccaatatcagaagccttgtcattgtatgtggcattctgaaacaatcctgcttgcacatgttcttgaattccagcaggtacacaggatatctcatgttaagacatcacacatgacatcttgtgaacactctttgttttaccaaaattgctgccaacacttagaatcaacaaactccccctttggcaaattttggctaaaacatatatctgtctttttgttcacaaggcaaactatcagcagtttaaacaacataacagaagtttaatcagcagtagaagcaaaacaattactagctatggctactagtaatacacacatgcacaagggtacttctcctccccctaaatctgtgcaacaaacaacagaattaccagttatggatgcaactagtaagacacacaaatgcacaatgcagaagggtacttcttctccccctcaatctgtgcattcatcaaataacagttactgtaactccagcacctgtaccatccagaatgtcatactgacatctgcttcaacatcaacacctgtgcaccatatcagacatcctatttgacatctgtaaacagacAAACATACTGTTGTAGCACAtgtgcacttctttcaataatGGTTGTCCTCCAGTCCAGCCACACACATCTCTCCACAATTTCTTCCatatcaacacttctccccctttttagtcaaaattgaccaaaggtgaccaattagacaaaataaatgtcaattagtctatTAGAGAATGTCaggacagatgttataacattaaacatATTAAAACATAATATTCATGCAGTACACACCAACATTATACACATCTGaaagctgagataatgaacaaattcaaggaactctttaagagccctaaatattacacAACAGGCATCAaaaggactgccacaaaatacaaaaacagAAAAAACATCAGCCTTCCAATCAGCACCAGCTTCCACCAAACTTTCCAGCACACCTCCCAGTCTTTAACTCAGccaggaaccattaatcagaagaagaaacATCACTTTCACCTTCACTCGTATCTTCACCTGCACCTTCAGAGTCTTCTAAACTTCcagagctgccactggattggGATTTAGGTCTTGCATTTGAATCCTTACCAGCTTTTTCCATGTCTTCCCTTTCCAGGCTACAGATGAGAACTTCTAAAGCTTCTTTTCtggccttggccacccttataccattgtccaattctttgcagGTCTCTTTTAGTTGGTCAATCAGGCTTCCTTTAGATGTAGactcccttctggcagatgtcatgacatcattgacatgacttccctcaagCAGCTTGTAATGAATGGACAAAGGGGattttctcctgcttggaatgtcacttgtactcagaatccctggttgttggctcaggataatgccacaaataagggaggggaaggcaatgggtaacttcatagcatttgtagaagcatgtctaatggtttgatcaaatatgaacttgccaaaatcatagttaacccttgttccaattgcatgaatgattcttccaagattGATGGAGATAGTAGAGGCATGATTAGTAGGAATCCAATTAGCTGagccaatcttgtgcaagatggcatatttaacactgagctttccagctgataagtgatttctactaggccattccttaacttggccagctgtgataaccctacagacctcattgtctgtggtttctaggtctactcctccatccattcctcttcctaggaacttgttgatgacacttggtgagaatttcacacattttccccttacaaaTACCTTGCAAAACTCCCTGCTGTTCTTATCATGAATATCCTTAGGGatattaacaataaactctttAACCAACCCCTCATAGCATTGGGGTAGAGTTACCACAGTCTTCATGAGTCCAGCATTTTTGATCAGCTCAATTACCtcctttacctctacagcttcTTGTCCAAGTTCTCTTTCAATGGCTACTCTTCTCTGAATGACATATTTCCACTTTGCTGCTccatcttccaaatgaaaggaGCTATTGTCTAGATGGATAGCAGCAGCCTTGCCAGGAGATTTCTgaacagcctgcctttttgcaggggagatgtctgggacatcgtctttaACATCCTCCTCAGAATCAAAGCAgtctctttattttcttttcccaACCTCAACCTTGCTCCAGGGTTTTGAGGGTCCTATTCCTGCAGTTTTTTTCACTCTAGCAGCTCTCATTTTAGCCACCCTTTTTCCTTTCTTAGTTCTCAGTTTTTCAGCTACACTAGGTTTTACCAGATGAACCAAAGGATCATCCTCTCCTTCAGTGCTTCCTTCCTCTAGGTCAATAATCTTTTCTTGAGGCACATttggtttcttgctaggtagggttttacctagagagcaaATCCCTTCAGTAGCAACctccttttctgatctagatgaatcatcatctttatcagcatgGGGTTCTCCCTCAGGAGAGGgttcccttctggacagaggggtagaaacccctTCAACTTTGTGCCCTTCACTCAGAATTCTCGTGACTAGTTTCCTAATAGCACGATCAACATAATACATGTCTTTAGGAAGAGAGGAGTTACTAGAGGTATTACCTTGCCTATCTCCAGTATTGGATGAGGGACCTGTGGTGTCGCCCGACATCATGCACAGAGGAGTGACGTCCATCACGTCTTCATCTTCAAACTCCATGGATGAAGTCTTTGCATGTTGGGAGGGTTTGGTaccagatgatgatggatgtttGGACATGTTGTGGGACTTTTGAGAAACGTTTCTTTGCCATAGCTGAGCTTTTCTGAGAAGATGAATGGAGAGGGAGATTGCTGcgtttaggtagcgtgtgctatgagaatagatactattttcaatgccagggaatgattcatcattaatgtggctctttcttttaaacgggcagacactatttttattttctttattttttccttttaactgccataatttctcaagagtccaaatccctaattttcctcCCTCATTTTCAATTTTACCCAAATTCCTTGCAAGCTTGTCTGCTAGTTCCAGTCCAAGCTTTAGACTtctgaatttgtcttccacaaattttctaatggagtgataaTAGCAATACCAGTACTTTGTCCATCTATGCTGAATCTGATTTTTGGACCAGGTTTTAGCATTCAGGAAGTCATaatacaatgttatgacatcgtgtgtgacattggATGCACTCAGTaatagtttcatccaacccagttgagcccATATGCTATCATCTTCTATACCTTTAGCAGGTGTCATCCAAATCTTCTCCATAATGTCCTTGGCCTTTTTGCATAGAGTCTCTTGTGGCTTAGTTCCATTCTCCCTGTGACTGGTCATATGTCCACCTGTTTGGTCTAAACTCTCAATTttttgagccatcataaccttttctcctttgagcttctggtgtgacatctttgtatGACATTTCCCCCAGCCTTGTTTTTTATCACTCTTGAGAGCATTTGTACTCAACCAATACTTTAAGGAATAATCCAATTGAGAGCGCCATATGTAgcaattgtctttggtcctgattcctctCATAATTACTTCACTATTTATGTCAAggattagacattcagttttggtgaagttgacatttagaccttgatcacatagttggctgatgcttatgaggtttgcagttaagcctttgactagtagaaccttgtcaagtctaggtattccaaggcaatcaagcttacctgttcccttgatttcaccttttgctccatctccaaaggttacatgacttatagtatggtgatatagatcagttagcaggtcttggtttccagtcatgcgtctggagcacccactatcgaagtaccattcttctttggctgagattctgaggggaatgtgagctatcagacttgtgaCATTAGTCTTAGGGACCCATTGCTTTTTGATGATAGGCATGTGCTGTTTGGGTCTGAATTGATGGTGATCCTGATGATGAGTAGACCTAGGATAgccatacagtttatagcagaaaggctttagatgaccaaatttcccacagtaatggcatctccatctttggtgtttccctttcaACTTTTTTCTCCTTTGGTGctgtgacatatgatgtgacatcacaggtttttgaatgcacttaagtttggcttgaggtttgacACCAGTGTCACTGCTCTCAGGTTTTGAGttattatacccaatgccagatttgtctcctgttatttgtccagtttgaagaatcttgtctaaggagtcagacccattgcttaacatccttacatacttggtcatctcttctaatTTAGAATTTTGAAACATGACTTCAGTCTTCAGTTTTGAGATGGTTTTtgcatggtctgccttctcactttccagctgtgctatcttctgattttcagcttgtggatttttgtctagcttggcattcagaaccactgcttctgtttgtaacttggagatggtttccaagtatttTGTCTTCTCGTTCTCAAGTTGAGtaatttccttcttctggctatcaacctgtttgcacagctctacacttttgtgacacaactttctgtaggtagaggccaattcttcaaaggttacttcatcatcacttgagtcttcatcagattcCCATCGTCATGTCATTTCCGTCACAAGATTTGCAACCtcctctgtttcactctcatcagaccaagtggaAGCAAGGCTtatcttctgtttcttgaggtaggttccacattcagtcctgatgtgtccatacccatcacattcatagcactgaacctcttttccttctttgagcttctcatctgatcttgctcttcttccagcatggttggatttactgatgtcagatgagatgttcttgacatttgctcttgatcttacatccatctttttcaacagtttattgaactgccttcccaacattgctacttcattgaccagatcttcatcatcctcctgactcttatcctcttctgtgtttgacataaGGGCCATGCTCTTTGTTTTCCTTTCAAAACCATTATTTAGTCCCAACTCAAAGGTTTGGATGGAATCAATTAGCTCATCTATtctcatgttggaaatgtcttgagattcttcaatggcagtcaccttcattgcaaatctcttaggaagtgacctgagtattttccttaccagtttttcatctgtcatcttctctcctAGGGCTCTtgaagcattagcaatttcaaggatactcatgtgaaattcatgaatgttttcatcttctttcattcttaagttttcaaactttgaggtgagcagctgaagtctagacatctttaccttagaggtgccttcatgagtggtcttgagaatgtcccaagcctctttgtccacttcacagttgtttaccaacctgaaaatatttttgtctacaccattgaatattgcattcaaggctttagagtttccaagagcaagatc containing:
- the LOC127079086 gene encoding uncharacterized protein LOC127079086, which encodes MSKHPSSSGTKPSQHAKTSSMEFEDEDVMDVTPLCMMSGDTTGPSSNTGDRQGNTSSNSSLPKDMYYVDRAIRKLVTRILSEGHKVEGVSTPLSRREPSPEGEPHADKDDDSSRSEKEVATEGICSLGKTLPSKKPNVPQEKIIDLEEGSTEGEDDPLVHLVKPSVAEKLRTKKGKRVAKMRAARVKKTAGIGPSKPWSKVEAVQKSPGKAAAIHLDNSSFHLEDGAAKWKYVIQRRVAIERELGQEAVEVKEVIELIKNAGLMKTVVTLPQCYEGLVKEFIVNIPKDIHDKNSREFCKLLEGSHVNDVMTSARRESTSKGSLIDQLKETCKELDNGIRVAKARKEALEVLICSLEREDMEKAGKDSNARPKSQSSGSSGSLEDSEGAGEDTSEGESDVSSSD